One Calditrichota bacterium DNA window includes the following coding sequences:
- the nrfD gene encoding polysulfide reductase NrfD, with translation MNHLIDPTLHIWGWEIPVYLFLGGLVAGIVALSAIVVLLGKEKKMSVAASKIPVLAPIVLSIGMLALFLDLEHKIRVYQLYLTFKPTSPMSWGSWILVLFYPFNLFFIIIQLKNGFPKFYNEILLKRIPQFDKVTDFLSKFSQPITYINLFLGIAIGIYTGILLGTFSARPFWNSAILGPLFLVSGLSAAAALIVLLSKKKEEIKLFQKVDLGFILVELLFLALLIIELATGPAITKQAVQLIMGGQLTAFFWVFVMGIGLIIPGLLELYEINGKHIPAAISPVLVLIGGLLLRFLMVEAGQISTWIPY, from the coding sequence ATGAATCATTTGATTGATCCCACTCTTCACATCTGGGGATGGGAGATTCCTGTCTATCTCTTTTTAGGCGGACTGGTGGCAGGAATTGTGGCGCTTTCGGCGATTGTAGTATTATTAGGCAAAGAAAAGAAAATGAGTGTCGCAGCGTCAAAAATTCCGGTATTGGCTCCTATTGTTTTGAGCATTGGCATGTTGGCGCTGTTTCTGGATTTAGAACACAAAATTCGCGTGTACCAATTATACCTGACATTCAAACCTACCTCTCCCATGTCATGGGGCTCGTGGATTTTAGTTTTATTTTATCCGTTCAACCTCTTTTTTATTATCATTCAATTAAAAAACGGCTTTCCCAAATTTTACAATGAAATTTTGCTGAAACGCATACCTCAATTTGACAAAGTCACTGATTTTTTGTCTAAATTTTCCCAACCAATCACGTACATTAATCTTTTTCTTGGTATTGCCATTGGTATTTACACTGGCATCCTTCTAGGCACTTTTTCAGCGAGACCTTTTTGGAATTCTGCTATTTTAGGGCCGTTGTTTCTCGTTTCAGGACTTTCTGCGGCAGCCGCGTTAATTGTCTTGCTTTCAAAGAAAAAAGAAGAAATCAAATTATTCCAAAAAGTCGATCTTGGCTTTATCCTTGTGGAATTGCTATTTTTGGCGCTGCTCATTATTGAACTTGCTACGGGTCCGGCAATCACCAAACAGGCAGTTCAATTAATCATGGGCGGCCAATTGACAGCTTTTTTCTGGGTGTTTGTGATGGGGATTGGTTTGATTATCCCCGGATTGCTCGAACTTTATGAAATTAACGGAAAGCATATCCCTGCTGCCATTTCTCCTGTTCTGGTGTTAATTGGCGGCTTGCTGCTGCGTTTTCTCATGGTGGAAGCCGGACAAATTTCAACCTGGATTCCTTATTGA
- a CDS encoding YeeE/YedE family protein yields MEAQKYWPPYAVGVMLGLVLLSAYFFSGRGLGASGAVKRTVAYVEMKAAPSYVENNHFLSHYAHGKHSPLRNWLVFEVLGVMVGGLISGALAGRSKWTIERGPRFSDKKRLLFAFIGGSLMGFGAALGRGCTSGQALSGGATLAVGSWAFMLMVFAGGYMLAYFMRKQWI; encoded by the coding sequence ATGGAAGCACAAAAATATTGGCCTCCTTATGCAGTTGGCGTCATGTTAGGTCTGGTATTATTATCAGCGTATTTCTTTTCTGGCAGAGGTTTGGGAGCCTCTGGAGCAGTTAAACGAACAGTTGCCTACGTTGAAATGAAAGCCGCTCCGAGTTATGTGGAAAATAATCACTTTTTAAGCCATTATGCCCACGGCAAACACAGTCCGTTGCGCAATTGGCTTGTTTTTGAAGTATTGGGCGTCATGGTCGGCGGACTTATTTCCGGGGCTCTTGCCGGTCGATCGAAATGGACAATTGAGCGGGGACCTCGATTCTCCGATAAAAAACGACTGCTATTTGCATTTATTGGCGGCTCCCTTATGGGGTTCGGCGCTGCTCTGGGACGGGGTTGCACCAGCGGACAGGCGCTAAGCGGCGGAGCCACTCTGGCGGTCGGAAGTTGGGCATTTATGCTCATGGTTTTTGCTGGCGGCTATATGCTTGCCTATTTTATGAGAAAACAATGGATTTAA